A DNA window from Loxodonta africana isolate mLoxAfr1 chromosome 7, mLoxAfr1.hap2, whole genome shotgun sequence contains the following coding sequences:
- the LOC100663840 gene encoding olfactomedin-4, producing MLLVLALFTSLLLLPLVLPGQPQISKGNFTISFVNGSQIQPMHGLAKSMPGFLDEDSICHCVVHLPNNLIPLQQLEKLQSTAQELVDKYAQKLSKDVSGWVLLQELKFGELSVHPACAQVSEYACATEKQNNQVREMTHKLQSSSSSALSSSYEDLAFNLLYLELEKAQQLVTQLKAKGEVHRSAPLLDQLRDQVANASFTLKLLGDSDQRRFGALLQEVDVLESQLRECERHREQELASSYSGPPLLPGSCAHRGLQKVSRPLVVQLNWRGFSHKAGAWGRDSAPNLNSSYYWVAPLSTDGRYFDFYRLYKSYNDLVLLKNYKEWKIGYGDGSGNTVYKNFMYFNYYGTGDVAKVDLSSNALVLRRPLPGATYNNRFSYAGVPWKDIDFSGDEKGLWVLYATEESKGNLVVSRLNASTLEVEKTWRTNQYKPALSGAFMACGVLYALRSLSTRQEEIFYAFDTTTGQERRLSILLDKMLEKLQGINYCPSDHKLYVYNDGYLITYDLTFLTLKYRLPRPSAKTPFEMRVPFKSVKPSKSFRP from the exons ATGCTGCTTGTCCTAGCCCTCTTTACCAGCTTACTGCTGCTGCCCCTGGTGCTCCCAGGACAGCCCCAG ATCTCCAAGGGAAATTTTACAATCAGCTTTGTGAATGGCAGCCAGATTCAACCAATGCATGGG CTGGCGAAAAGCATGCCAGGCTTTCTGGATGAGGATAGCATATGCCATTGTGTGGTCCATCTGCCCAACAATCTCATCCCCCTGCAGCAGCTGGAGAAGCTACAGAGTACAGCCCAGGAACTCGTGGACAAATATGCACAGAAGCTTTCCAAG GATGTGAGTGGCTGGGTGCTGCTGCAGGAGTTGAAGTTTGGGGAACTGTCTGTTCATCCTGCCTGTGCCCAGGTCAGTGAGTATGCATGTGCGACTGAAAAGCAGAATAACCAGGTTCGGGAAATGACCCACAAGCTGCAGTCCAGCAGTTCCAGTGCCCTCTCTTCTTCCTATGAAGACCTGGCCTTTAACCTGCTGTACCTGGAGCTAGAAAAAGCACAGCAGTTGGTGACTCAGCTTAAGGCCAAGGGAGAAGTGCACAGGTCTGCACCCCTCCTCGACCAACTCCGGGAccag GTGGCAAATGCAAGCTTCACTCTCAAGCTTCTTGGTGACTCTGATCAGCGCAGATTTGGTGCTCTACTCCAGGAAGTGGATGTCCTTGAGAGCCAACTGAGGGAGTGTGAGAGGCACAGGGAGCAAGAACTGGCCTCCAGTTACTCTGGTCCACCCCTACTCCCTG GTTCCTGTGCTCATCGAGGCCTCCAGAAAGTCAGCAGACCCCTTGTGGTGCAGCTCAATTGGAGAGGCTTTTCACATAAGGCAGGTGCCTGGGGCCGAGACTCAGCTCCCAATCTAAACTCTTCCTACTACTGGGTGGCCCCACTGAGTACAGATGGCAG GTACTTTGACTTCTACCGGCTGTACAAGTCCTATAATGACCTGGTGCTGCTGAAGAACTACAAGGAGTGGAAGATAGGCTATGGTGATGGCAGTGGCAATACTGTGTACAAGAACTTCATGTACTTTAACTACTATGGCACAGGTGACGTGGCCAAGGTGGATCTTTCCTCCAACGCCTTGGTACTGCGGCGTCCCTTGCCTGGTGCCACTTACAACAACCGCTTCTCCTATGCTGGTGTGCCCTGGAAGGACATAGATTTCTCTGGGGATGAGAAAGGGCTGTGGGTGCTCTATGCCACTGAGGAGAGTAAGGGTAACCTGGTTGTTAGTCGTCTCAATGCCAGCACCCTAGAAGTGGAGAAAACCTGGCGCACCAACCAGTACAAACCAGCCCTGTCAGGGGCCTTCATGGCCTGTGGGGTGCTCTATGCCTTACGCTCATTGAGCACCCGCCAAGAGGAGATCTTCTATGCTTTTGATACCACCACCGGGCAGGAGCGCCGCCTCAGCATCCTCCTAGACAAGATGCTGGAAAAGCTGCAGGGCATCAATTACTGCCCATCTGACCACAAGCTATATGTCTACAATGATGGGTACCTCATCACTTATGACCTCACCTTCCTGACATTGAAGTACAGGCTACCGAGGCCATCAGCTAAAACGCCCTTTGAGATGCGTGTCCCATTCAAATCTGTCAAACCCAGCAAATCCTTCAGGCCCTGA
- the UBQLN3 gene encoding ubiquilin-3: protein MAKSGEALPQGGPAPLQDSHLIKVTVKTPKDKEDFSVTDTCTIRQLKEEVSQRFKAHPDQLVLIFAGKILKDPDTLAQCGVRDGLTVHLVIKMQHRAVGTQCPAASVPTRARSPGSFPHSASIFPSDGPPTFSLGVLTGLSGLGLTSGNFPNQPGSLMWQPVSVPEFVAQIIDDPFIQGLLSNTGLVRQLVLDNPHMQQLIQHNPEIGHILNNPEIMRQTLEFLRNPAMMQEMMRSQDRALSNLESIPGGYNVLRTMYTDIMDPMLNAVQEQFGGNPFATATTADTTSSNSQPSRTENCDPLPNPWASTYRGSGGRQGRRPGDQDASETRNGVFNLLAIGLYDYLQQLPETPQSLGTYLQGIASSLSISREPCPPGNQVPPTSSSSQEPGSGQPLSKESVVIKGKSSCPAFLRYPTEGSAGQGGSQDGAGEGSAGHSTNMPDLVSGLGDSAKRVPLVSSPPSPMTASSGVPEPAWLPPPIYPRSLRPVDMNHSPQVQDEMRGQLPLLLHLQAAMANPRAMKALLQIEQGLQILATEAPRLLLWFMPCLAGLGTLAGGTEPREGTLMPEGPPQAPAPEVPQAWGSTELGLRSTPFLQMLQALASTNPQQLQPETHFRVQLEELRAMGFLNPEANLQALIATGGNLEAAVERLRQL, encoded by the coding sequence ATGGCCAAAAGCGGAGAGGCTCTGCCACAGGGTGGCCCAGCACCACTCCAGGATTCCCACCTCATCAAGGTGACAGTGAAGACACCCAAGGACAAGGAGGATTTCTCAGTTACAGATACATGCACCATCCGGCAGCTGAAGGAAGAGGTATCCCAGCGCTTTAAGGCCCACCCTGATCAGCTGGTCCTAATCTTTGCTGGCAAGATCCTCAAGGACCCTGACACACTTGCACAATGTGGCGTGCGGGATGGCCTCACTGTCCACCTGGTCATCAAGATGCAGCATCGTGCTGTAGGCACGCAGTGCCCAGCTGCTTCAGTCCCTACCCGAGCCCGAAGCCCTGGATCATTCCCTCACTCGGCCTCCATTTTCCCTTCAGATGGGCCTCCCACTTTCAGCTTAGGTGTTCTCACAGGCCTCAGTGGGCTGGGCCTCACCTCTGGTAACTTTCCCAACCAGCCAGGCTCACTGATGTGGCAGCCTGTATCTGTGCCTGAGTTTGTGGCTCAGATCATTGATGACCCCTTCATCCAGGGTCTGCTGTCCAATACAGGCCTGGTACGCCAGCTGGTTCTTGACAACCCCCACATGCAGCAGTTGATCCAGCACAACCCGGAGATTgggcatattctcaacaaccctGAAATCATGCGGCAGACACTGGAGTTTCTACGCAACCCTGCCATGATGCAAGAGATGATGCGTAGCCAGGACCGGGCGCTCAGTAACCTCGAGAGCATCCCTGGTGGCTATAACGTGCTTCGTACCATGTACACAGATATTATGGACCCAATGCTTAATGCAGTCCAGGAGCAGTTTGGTGGCAATCCTTTTGCTACTGCCACTACTGCTGATACCACCAGCAGCAACAGCCAACCTTCGAGGACTGAGAATTGCGATCCTCTCCCCAACCCGTGGGCTTCCACATACAGAGGCTCAGGTGGCAGGCAAGGAAGGCGGCCTGGGGACCAGGATGCATCTGAAACTAGAAACGGGGTCTTCAATTTGCTGGCTATAGGACTTTATGACTACCTCCAGCAATTACCTGAGACCCCACAATCCCTTGGAACCTACCTTCAGGGAATTGCATCCTCCCTCAGTATAAGCAGGGAACCATGCCCACCAGGAAACCAAGTTCCCCCAACTTCATCCTCTTCCCAGGAACCTGGGTCAGGCCAACCTCTCTCCAAAGAGTCAGTAGTCATCAAGGGAAAGTCCTCCTGCCCAGCTTTCCTGAGATACCCCACAGAGGGCAGTGCCGGGCAAGGTGGAAGCCAAGATGGGGCAGGGGAGGGCTCCGCTGGCCATAGCACCAATATGCCTGATCTTGTCTCAGGGCTGGGAGATTCTGCGAAAAGGGTCCCATTGGTTTCTTCACCACCTTCCCCCATGACAGCCTCCTCTGGAGTCCCTGAGCCTGCCTGGCTGCCGCCACCAATTTATCCAAGATCTTTAAGGCCAGTTGACATGAATCACAGCCCACAGGTACAGGATGAGATGCGTGGGCAGCTGCCGCTGCTGCTGCACCTTCAGGCAGCCATGGCAAACCCCCGTGCCATGAAAGCCCTCCTGCAGATTGAGCAGGGTCTGCAAATCCTGGCAACTGAAGCTCCACGCCTCCTGCTCTGGTTCATGCCTTGCCTAGCAGGGCTGGGGACTCTGGCAGGAGGTACAGAGCCTAGGGAGGGTACCCTTATGCCTGAGGGTCCTCCTCAAGCCCCAGCTCCCGAGGTTCCCCAAGCATGGGGCTCTACTGAGCTGGGCCTCCGTTCAACTCCCTTCCTCCAGATGTTACAAGCCTTAGCTAGTACCAATCCCCAGCAGTTGCAGCCTGAGACTCACTTCCGGGTACAGCTGGAGGAACTTCGGGCCATGGGCTTTCTGAATCCCGAAGCCAATCTTCAGGCCCTCATTGCCACGGGGGGCAACTTGGAGGCTGCTGTGGAGAGACTGAGGCAATTGTAG
- the UBQLNL gene encoding ubiquilin-like protein, whose amino-acid sequence MPHVTARTLRMAQSGRLTNPSADKDISLSVTRVTVKTPGKQQDFMVADDTSVRQFKEKLSAHFKCQIDQLVLVFMGRLLRDHDTLRQRGILDGHTIHLVIKSKHSSQPLAHSSWNLPTNEPCHWGRNTKGNSSEVHQPAGMSQAPLESPLFVEPEMPKVKTQNLEVCSPGHMEHMLDNSSTQQLLSNTDFVRQFVSEHPEMQQLMQQNPEVSHILDNSEILWQTLELARNLAIIQEIMQIQQTAQNLEHPQNSQPFLGLEKALGGDNALGQSCADFNDQMSNNLQDTFGGNLFTALLSGQVSEQVQPSPLPPPPSQEWRDQLPQLPTTRVIYTSSCGLSSANGTPSRVNHTGRVSAATISTKGRSHTCAIQQPVGVPALPSIEPIQQHQAEGKDDISLSESDQRLEDDLQLSDEQTSSQITGSMTQLLMNNPCLAAQMMLFMSMPQLSEQWRQQMPTFLLQTQLSDLLVPLANPKASQAILQIEQGLQLLATEAPVLLPWVAPYLWGLGWLPDPSCSYPDMTPLSWDVPDMADPKGPEGCHKSGAVLQRLQSLAEEPSQSLQAPEIRFSKQMKSLQAMGFGNHHANLQALIATKGDTSAAIRKLKRSQGF is encoded by the coding sequence ATGCCGCATGTCACCGCCCGAACACTCAGGATGGCCCAGAGTGGGCGTCTAACAAATCCATCTGCAGACAAGGATATCTCTTTGAGTGTCACTCGAGTAACAGTGAAGACACCAGGCAAGCAGCAAGACTTTATGGTAGCCGATGACACCTCGGTGAGGCAGTTCAAGGAGAAGCTATCAGCTCATTTCAAATGTCAAATTGACCAGCTAGTACTGGTCTTCATGGGTCGCCTTCTCAGAGACCATGACACACTGAGACAGAGGGGCATCCTGGATGGCCACACCATTCACTTGGTCATCAAATCCAAGCATAGCTCCCAACCCCTAGCCCATTCCTCCTGGAACCTGCCAACCAATGAGCCCTGCCACTGGGGTAGAAACACCAAAGGAAATAGCAGTGAGGTACATCAGCCTGCTGGCATGAGTCAAGCCCCATTGGAATCACCCCTCTTTGTGGAGCCAGAGATGCCCAAAGTGAAGACCCAGAACCTGGAAGTGTGCAGTCCTGGGCACATGGAACACATGTTGGATAATTCTAGCACCCAGCAGCTTCTGTCCAACACAGATTTCGTGAGGCAGTTCGTCTCAGAACATCCAGAGATGCAACAATTGATGCAGCAGAACCCAGAGGTTTCCCACATCCTTGACAATTCTGAGATCTTATGGCAGACTCTGGAGCTGGCCAGGAACCTTGCCATAATCCAAGAGATAATGCAGATTCAACAAACTGCACAGAACCTTGAGCATCCACAGAACTCACAGCCATTTCTGGGCTTAGAGAAAGCTCTGGGTGGAGACAACGCCCTAGGTCAGAGCTGTGCTGATTTCAATGACCAAATGTCCAACAACTTGCAAGATACCTTTGGGGGCAACCTTTTCACAGCTCTCTTGTCAGGACAAGTGTCAGAACAAGTCCAGCCCTCACCTTTACCTCCACCACCATCCCAGGAATGGCGGGACCAACTTCCACAGCTACCTACAACCCGGGTTATTTATACCAGTTCATGTGGTTTATCCTCAGCCAATGGAACCCCCAGCAGGGTGAACCATACTGGCAGGGTCAGCGCTGCTACCATCTCCACCAAGGGCCGAAGCCATACCTGTGCCATTCAGCAGCCAGTTGGGGTGCCAGCCTTACCCAGCATAGAACCCATTCAGCAGCACCAGGCAGAAGGCAAGGATGACATCTCTCTAAGTGAGTCTGACCAGAGACTGGAGGATGATCTGCAGCTGTCAGATGAGCAGACCAGCTCCCAGATTACAGGGAGCATGACACAGCTGCTTATGAACAACCCTTGCCTGGCAGCCCAAATGATGCTGTTTATGAGTATGCCCCAGCTGAGTGAACAATGGAGGCAGCAGATGCCCACATTCCTGCTGCAGACACAGCTTTCTGACTTGCTGGTACCCCTAGCCAACCCTAAAGCATCACAGGCAATACTGCAGATTGAGCAGGGTCTACAGTTGCTGGCCACAGAGGCTCCTGTTCTTCTACCCTGGGTTGCACCCTACCTATGGGGTCTGGGTTGGCTTCCTGACCCCAGCTGCAGCTACCCTGACATGACACCCTTGTCCTGGGATGTGCCAGACATGGCTGACCCCAAAGGGCCTGAGGGCTGCCATAAATCTGGAGCAGTCCTGCAGAGGCTACAATCCCTAGCTGAAGAACCCTCTCAATCTCTACAAGCTCCTGAGATTCGCTTTAGCAAGCAGATGAAATCTCTCCAGGCCATGGGCTTTGGCAACCATCATGCCAATCTGCAGGCACTCATTGCCACCAAAGGAGACACCAGTGCTGCTATCCGCAAACTCAAGAGATCCCAGGGATTCTAA
- the LOC135232170 gene encoding olfactory receptor 52D1-like, whose protein sequence is MDLDPTLPALSQTVLPPGAGPFVLLGMPGLEALHAWFSVPVCLLYMVALAGNSLVAADKSLWSPMYQLLGLLAAADFILATSTVPKALAVLWGRSGEISFGACLAQLFVTHVAFIAESSVLLVMAVDHYVAICWPLCYACCIADPVWARPHNYCEHMGVAQLACGDIHPNIWYGLAITLLSPAPDLELICVSYALILQAMCQLPSRGAWCKALGTCVTHASVIILFYTPSLFSFLPHRFGHYTVPGHIHILVANLSVVVPPALSPVVYGVRTQQITHRLRHLLRLCWSGAGRNVGPEWVLP, encoded by the exons ATGGACCTGGATCCTACACTGCCTGCTCTCAGCCAGACTGTGCTGCCCCCTGGGGCCGGGCCCTTTGTCTTGCTGGGCATGCCAGGACTGGAGGCCCTGCATGCCTGGTTTTCTGTGCCTGTGTGTCTGCTATATATGGTAGCTTTGGCAGGGAATTCCCTGGTGGCAGCTGACAAGTCACTTTGGTCACCCATGTACCAGCTACTGGGGCTTCTGGCAGCTGCTGACTTCATTCTGGCCACGTCCACAGTGCCAAAAGCCCTGGCTGTGCTCTGGGGTCGGTCTGGTGAGATCTCTTTTGGGGCCTGCCTTGCCCAGCTCTTTGTCACCCATGTGGCCTTCATTGCCGAGTCCTCAGTGCTGCTGGTCATGGCAGTGGaccactatgtggccatttgcTGGCCTCTGTGCTATGCTTGCTGCATTGCTGACCCAGT GTGGGCACGGCCCCACAATTACTGTGAGCACATGGGTGTGGCTCAGCTGGCGTGTGGCGATATCCACCCCAACATCTGGTATGGCCTGGCCATCACACTGCTTTCCCCGGCCCCGGATCTCGAGCTCATATGTGTTTCCTATGCCCTCATTCTCCAAGCTATGTGTCAACTGCCATCCCGTGGTGCCTGGTGCAAGGCCCTGGGCACCTGTGTGACCCATGCCAGTGTGATCATTCTCTTCTACACACCCTCCCTCTTCTCCTTCCTACCTCACCGTTTTGGCCACTACACAGTCCCTGGCCATATTCACATCCTAGTGGCTAACCTCTCTGTGGTGGTTCCCCCAGCACTCAGTCCTGTGGTCTACGGAGTGCGAACCCAGCAGATCACTCATCGGCTCAGGCACCTGCTCAGACTCTGCTGGTCAGGGGCAGGAAGGAATGTGGGCCCTGAGTGGGTCTTGCCATAG